In Flavobacterium sp. WV_118_3, one DNA window encodes the following:
- a CDS encoding WGR domain-containing protein encodes MATLYTITVKSIEATKVTAEVRVDHPDAGSDIGSKDFALQILLETGHIERPYFNKLPIPIEEWKKLVTEHPRKDEYDVMHQYNDGMKLDITPEEGQKRNDREYSQKHNEELALQYGKKVSASGMSNGQYYVQFDSEPLKVIDVANKVILSKPVKRKLEKDLYTLDFEVADAEYLYHLREKMRYETAAWNLSSYYKSEIKVAEGEAVLLHYKDAKSDKFWQIIQNGAALNITYGKTGTAGQKNVKELDSVQKAEKERDKLINEKLGKGYTRTN; translated from the coding sequence ATGGCAACACTATACACAATTACGGTAAAAAGCATTGAAGCAACCAAAGTAACAGCAGAAGTTCGCGTAGACCATCCCGATGCGGGAAGCGATATCGGTTCTAAAGACTTTGCTTTGCAAATACTACTTGAAACGGGACACATTGAAAGACCTTATTTCAATAAACTTCCGATTCCAATAGAAGAATGGAAAAAACTGGTAACCGAACATCCGCGAAAAGACGAATACGATGTAATGCATCAGTATAACGACGGTATGAAGCTCGACATCACACCGGAGGAAGGACAAAAAAGAAATGATCGTGAATATTCGCAAAAACACAACGAAGAACTGGCGTTGCAATATGGCAAAAAAGTTTCAGCCAGCGGAATGTCGAACGGTCAATATTATGTACAATTCGATAGCGAACCATTAAAAGTAATCGATGTTGCCAACAAGGTAATACTATCGAAACCTGTAAAGCGGAAGCTTGAGAAGGATTTGTACACGCTGGATTTTGAAGTTGCCGATGCGGAATACCTGTATCACCTTAGAGAAAAAATGCGTTATGAGACCGCGGCATGGAACCTTTCCTCCTATTATAAATCGGAAATAAAAGTGGCAGAAGGCGAAGCAGTACTACTTCACTATAAAGATGCCAAAAGCGATAAGTTCTGGCAGATTATACAGAATGGCGCCGCATTAAATATTACCTACGGAAAAACAGGAACCGCCGGTCAAAAAAATGTAAAAGAATTGGATTCCGTGCAAAAAGCCGAAAAGGAGCGCGACAAGCTGATCAACGAAAAGCTGGGTAAAGGATATACAAGAACAAACTAA
- a CDS encoding tetratricopeptide repeat protein, with translation MERIDQDELKAIISNDAFSRYTHEQIFRDTKYYFESMKSMPFFGEETLGIYIDIYKELGEKDYSPALYELGLLYYNGESWLSPDYAVSFDYHQKSAALGNADAMFELYVYYATGIGTEIDAETATNWNLKAANAGSDRACYNMGTFYATGSNMPQDMEKAITWYDKASQLGNVRATETLGLMYRYGEGVPQDEAKADAYEKREDEQREAFLRQMDGM, from the coding sequence ATGGAACGTATTGATCAGGACGAATTAAAAGCGATAATCAGCAATGATGCTTTTAGCAGATACACTCACGAACAAATATTCAGAGATACAAAATATTATTTCGAATCGATGAAATCAATGCCCTTCTTTGGGGAAGAAACGCTCGGTATATATATTGACATCTACAAAGAGCTAGGCGAAAAAGACTATAGTCCAGCGTTGTACGAACTGGGGCTACTGTATTACAACGGCGAATCCTGGTTGTCTCCGGATTATGCCGTATCGTTCGACTACCATCAAAAATCGGCTGCGTTAGGCAATGCCGATGCCATGTTTGAACTGTACGTCTATTACGCCACCGGCATCGGAACCGAAATCGATGCAGAAACGGCAACAAACTGGAACCTGAAAGCGGCCAATGCGGGCAGTGACAGAGCCTGCTATAATATGGGTACTTTTTATGCCACAGGAAGCAACATGCCGCAGGATATGGAGAAAGCGATAACCTGGTATGACAAAGCTTCGCAGCTTGGAAATGTACGGGCAACAGAAACCCTGGGTCTGATGTATCGCTATGGTGAAGGCGTACCGCAGGACGAGGCAAAAGCTGATGCCTACGAAAAACGGGAAGACGAACAACGCGAGGCATTTTTACGTCAAATGGACGGAATGTAA
- a CDS encoding tetratricopeptide repeat protein yields the protein MNYFYIGGGAIALLIIYSLFTSKKNLKKAPEKLIDAKKKFDDGEINASLRALGEAFVIPYDNHVKPEQKVHLIAVLDLLRKVFAEMNISGSKLIDPLYDKLSNSVNANVVLNEGNYKQLQNFFDQTNTDAKLVNYLKNSVFNGEITMSNATTSDHSSFPETSNRTTPFINTAGKLIMSRKYQDAIDVYRNALNEEWDDTDKAFLNDQLASCYLMNKDLANAEAHYKESIAIKSYFLNNWNYGDFLIYHKRKTDAEIQLPKIEALIASPSDKKEYNKLLKNFEALK from the coding sequence ATGAATTATTTTTACATTGGAGGAGGAGCGATTGCACTCCTGATTATTTATTCGTTGTTCACCTCAAAAAAGAATCTGAAAAAAGCACCTGAAAAACTGATCGATGCAAAGAAAAAATTTGACGACGGCGAAATCAATGCGTCCTTAAGAGCTTTGGGAGAAGCATTTGTAATCCCATATGACAACCATGTAAAACCCGAGCAGAAAGTCCACCTTATCGCGGTATTGGATCTGTTGAGAAAGGTATTTGCCGAGATGAATATTTCGGGTAGCAAACTTATCGATCCGCTTTATGACAAACTTAGTAATTCTGTTAATGCCAATGTGGTACTTAACGAGGGCAACTACAAACAGCTGCAAAATTTCTTTGATCAAACCAATACTGATGCGAAACTGGTTAACTACCTAAAGAATTCTGTTTTTAATGGCGAGATAACCATGTCGAATGCTACAACTTCAGACCATTCATCATTTCCGGAAACCAGCAACAGAACTACACCTTTTATCAATACGGCCGGAAAGCTGATCATGAGTCGCAAATATCAGGACGCGATCGATGTATATCGAAACGCACTCAACGAAGAATGGGACGATACTGACAAAGCGTTTCTAAATGATCAGTTGGCTTCCTGCTATCTTATGAATAAAGACCTGGCAAATGCCGAAGCGCATTACAAAGAAAGTATTGCTATTAAATCGTATTTTCTTAACAACTGGAACTACGGTGACTTCCTGATTTACCACAAGCGTAAAACAGATGCCGAAATACAGCTTCCAAAAATTGAAGCACTGATAGCGTCTCCGTCTGACAAAAAAGAATACAACAAATTGCTGAAAAATTTCGAAGCGTTAAAATAA
- a CDS encoding aspartyl protease family protein, with protein sequence MKHYCLTFLLLLSAYGFSQNRLPVIKANAKTATIQEVGQPLKKWNLSPEIKIDVFTTNKLVQPVTVKFKTDIDSISFKLKPGQQKDFIVLLNGKDSCYTRIQSPEVKNFRRVQPEVHDTIPFAINKHNTNSIKVVLNKMDTLNLNFDSGATEVVLIEEALKNKVKSKLDLYNTLHDIKVGSRTYQSKVYDIQLAGHGVDGLLGWDNFDGYIVELNYDKNIMVVHSKLPKAVKQNKAVDKFKMKYFNQVFYIEGRITQGRKTLKDWFMFDTGYQKTAVLDNDLLNKSKFPVAEMAVIRTDTLLGIMKNKIPVVTSKLESLKIGKHELKNVPAQILTTNKPVRGANVHILGSDVLKRFNTFFDFQENVVYLLPNQLYEADYIEKAP encoded by the coding sequence ATGAAACATTACTGTCTTACGTTTCTTCTGTTGCTTTCGGCTTATGGCTTTTCACAAAACCGATTACCGGTGATCAAAGCGAATGCCAAAACAGCAACAATTCAGGAAGTCGGGCAACCGCTAAAGAAATGGAATTTAAGTCCGGAAATTAAAATCGATGTCTTTACAACCAATAAGTTGGTACAACCGGTTACGGTAAAATTTAAAACGGATATCGATTCCATTAGTTTTAAATTAAAACCCGGGCAACAAAAAGATTTTATTGTTTTGCTCAATGGAAAGGATTCCTGTTATACCCGAATTCAAAGTCCTGAGGTGAAAAATTTTAGACGCGTACAACCGGAAGTTCACGATACGATCCCATTTGCCATTAATAAGCACAATACCAATTCGATTAAAGTGGTGTTAAACAAAATGGATACGTTAAATCTGAATTTCGATTCGGGTGCTACCGAAGTGGTGCTGATTGAAGAGGCCTTAAAAAACAAGGTGAAAAGCAAACTGGATCTGTATAATACGCTACATGACATTAAAGTTGGAAGCAGAACGTACCAATCGAAGGTTTACGATATCCAATTAGCAGGCCATGGTGTCGACGGTCTTTTAGGCTGGGATAATTTCGACGGTTATATTGTCGAGCTCAATTACGATAAAAATATCATGGTTGTGCATTCAAAACTGCCAAAAGCCGTAAAACAAAACAAAGCGGTTGACAAGTTTAAAATGAAATATTTTAATCAGGTATTTTATATCGAAGGCCGGATAACACAAGGCAGGAAGACCCTAAAAGACTGGTTTATGTTTGATACCGGATACCAGAAAACGGCTGTCCTGGACAATGATCTTTTAAACAAGTCGAAATTCCCGGTTGCTGAAATGGCAGTAATTCGTACAGATACACTTCTTGGTATAATGAAAAATAAGATTCCGGTGGTAACTTCCAAGCTGGAAAGCCTGAAAATAGGGAAGCACGAGCTGAAAAATGTACCGGCTCAGATTTTAACAACCAACAAACCGGTACGCGGTGCCAATGTTCATATTTTAGGAAGTGATGTTTTAAAGCGATTTAACACCTTTTTTGACTTTCAGGAAAATGTAGTTTATTTATTGCCGAATCAGTTGTATGAGGCTGACTATATTGAGAAAGCACCCTGA
- a CDS encoding PLP-dependent aminotransferase family protein, translated as MNSPILHSLFENIVLDPSIARPVYLQLADILLDFIKKGTLRSGQQLPSTRDLAGLLQINRITVGKAYEELQMQGWLESFVGRGTFISAHLVDHEPETLTGNRHRPAMKKAGFSIPFQNYPDKATDIFIPELHLDDGYPDPSLAPLKELYRAYRNQLTRGGLYHRFGSYNDPAGPQYYRETLSEYLNATRGLKTTAQNILSVRGTLMGINLVCTALIRPGDVVVSGIPGWKRADHNFLHAGAHLIGIPVDEHGIVVDALKEICRTQKVRMVYVTPHHHYPTTVSLRIDRRLELLRLANEYGFIIFEDDYDFDFHYKHRPLLPLASADENGMVMYCGSFSKSFSPAFRMGYLVGAENVIEHLAQVRILLDRQGDHMLDNAMATILQDGTLQRYTRKAIAIYEERRNLFCDLLTNELSDAVTFTVPEGGMTVWTTFADSINLESLAQKALRKGLLLSDGKTHQYSDYSTNSIRLGFASASKDELTRSVAILKKIL; from the coding sequence ATGAATAGTCCAATACTGCATTCTTTATTCGAAAACATCGTACTTGATCCTTCTATAGCGCGTCCGGTATACTTACAACTGGCTGATATTTTGCTTGATTTTATCAAAAAAGGCACACTCCGATCAGGTCAGCAACTACCTTCTACCAGAGATCTTGCCGGACTATTGCAAATTAACCGGATCACCGTAGGAAAGGCATATGAAGAACTGCAAATGCAAGGATGGTTAGAAAGTTTTGTCGGTCGTGGTACTTTTATCTCCGCCCATCTTGTGGATCATGAACCGGAAACACTAACCGGCAATCGGCATAGACCGGCTATGAAAAAAGCAGGCTTTAGTATTCCCTTTCAAAACTATCCGGATAAGGCAACCGATATCTTTATACCGGAGCTTCATCTGGACGACGGTTATCCCGATCCGAGTCTGGCGCCTTTAAAGGAACTGTACCGCGCCTACCGCAACCAGCTCACGCGCGGCGGACTTTACCACCGGTTTGGCAGTTATAACGATCCGGCCGGCCCGCAATATTACCGGGAAACTTTATCGGAGTACCTCAACGCGACACGCGGCTTAAAAACAACCGCTCAGAATATACTTTCCGTACGCGGAACCCTAATGGGCATCAATCTGGTTTGTACCGCTTTGATTCGCCCCGGCGATGTAGTGGTTTCCGGAATTCCCGGTTGGAAAAGAGCCGATCATAATTTTCTTCATGCCGGCGCACATCTTATTGGTATTCCGGTCGACGAACACGGTATTGTTGTTGATGCGCTAAAAGAAATATGTCGGACGCAAAAAGTGCGAATGGTTTATGTGACCCCACACCATCATTATCCAACAACCGTTTCCCTACGTATTGACCGGCGTTTGGAGTTATTACGACTGGCCAATGAATACGGTTTTATCATTTTTGAAGACGATTACGATTTTGATTTTCATTACAAACACCGTCCGTTATTACCTTTAGCCAGCGCCGATGAAAACGGAATGGTGATGTATTGCGGCTCTTTTAGCAAAAGTTTTTCGCCAGCCTTTCGAATGGGCTATCTGGTCGGTGCGGAAAACGTGATCGAACATCTGGCACAGGTTCGGATTTTATTGGACCGACAGGGCGATCATATGCTCGACAATGCGATGGCCACTATTTTACAGGACGGAACACTACAGCGCTATACACGAAAAGCGATTGCCATTTATGAAGAACGACGGAATTTGTTTTGTGATTTACTCACCAACGAATTATCCGATGCGGTCACTTTTACCGTTCCGGAAGGTGGTATGACGGTTTGGACGACTTTTGCCGATTCCATCAATCTGGAATCATTGGCTCAAAAAGCACTTCGAAAAGGTTTATTACTATCCGATGGAAAAACACATCAATATTCGGATTACAGCACCAATTCGATCCGATTGGGTTTTGCTTCGGCATCGAAAGACGAATTGACCCGAAGTGTTGCTATCCTAAAAAAAATACTGTAA